A part of Geothrix oryzae genomic DNA contains:
- a CDS encoding tetratricopeptide repeat protein, whose protein sequence is MVRPWLKLLDPGLTALKTAIGTGFDERMALARALNGRARHEEAREILDQLLAEDRSHAEAWFERLLCLSDHTNEEEGLELLGQLESLRDEHPGHAGHLRNLGYLRLLLQDLDGAELALQQALAQKGEDPKSLELAGLVQLHRNHPAEAKGWLLKALSLKPRDPRTLRLLAIAMEQLGDWTGAEAQLVAALQAEDAYYWGWHALGELLLKRGDLAEGLRCIQRARSLHVCDPASYFILAEIFSEQGHLELAQGQLHTLMLLAPPAPVMAEAQALLGELKRDMGDRDGALSYFSLATETDPDASNPWAALGDMAREDARWEDALRCYREALMREPDAADLQVQLGYALLETRQGPAAEQAFLQALELDPSEYSAYLGLSEVYRFANRREDQVKMVEQAMALAPEDSDVWNARGVALEVTDRWKEATEAYEKALALEPQHRKAANNLGFVLEKRMDNGEPELRGRAIEAWKQRLLICSDEGQSLKMATEHLANLGVGEETLREWLRPEFLAAGMEG, encoded by the coding sequence ATGGTACGCCCTTGGCTCAAGCTGCTAGACCCCGGCCTGACGGCCCTCAAGACCGCCATCGGGACCGGTTTCGACGAGCGCATGGCCCTGGCCCGCGCCCTGAACGGACGCGCCCGCCACGAGGAGGCCCGGGAGATCCTTGACCAGCTCCTGGCCGAGGACCGCTCCCATGCCGAAGCCTGGTTCGAACGGCTCCTCTGCCTGAGCGATCACACCAATGAAGAAGAGGGTCTCGAGCTGCTGGGCCAGCTCGAATCCCTGCGGGACGAACACCCGGGCCATGCGGGCCACCTCCGCAACCTCGGCTACCTGCGCCTGCTGCTCCAGGATCTCGATGGCGCCGAACTCGCGCTGCAACAGGCCCTCGCGCAGAAAGGCGAGGATCCCAAATCCCTCGAACTTGCAGGGCTGGTGCAGCTGCACCGCAACCACCCCGCGGAGGCCAAGGGCTGGCTGCTGAAGGCCCTCAGCCTGAAGCCCCGGGACCCGCGCACCCTCCGTCTCCTGGCCATCGCCATGGAGCAGCTGGGCGATTGGACCGGCGCCGAGGCCCAGCTGGTGGCGGCCCTCCAGGCCGAGGACGCCTACTACTGGGGCTGGCATGCCCTGGGTGAGCTGCTCCTCAAACGCGGCGACCTCGCCGAGGGCCTCCGCTGCATCCAGCGGGCCCGCAGCCTGCATGTCTGCGACCCCGCCAGCTACTTCATCCTCGCGGAGATCTTCAGCGAGCAGGGGCACCTGGAGTTGGCTCAGGGCCAGCTGCACACCCTCATGCTCCTCGCCCCGCCGGCCCCGGTGATGGCCGAGGCCCAGGCGCTGCTCGGCGAGCTGAAGCGCGACATGGGCGACCGCGATGGTGCCCTGTCCTATTTCTCCCTCGCCACGGAGACCGATCCCGACGCCTCGAACCCCTGGGCTGCCCTGGGCGACATGGCCCGCGAGGACGCGCGCTGGGAGGATGCCCTCCGCTGTTACCGCGAGGCCCTCATGCGCGAGCCCGACGCCGCGGACCTCCAGGTCCAGCTGGGCTACGCCCTCCTGGAGACGCGGCAGGGCCCGGCCGCCGAGCAGGCCTTCCTCCAGGCCCTCGAACTCGATCCCAGCGAGTACAGCGCCTACCTCGGCCTCTCCGAGGTCTACCGCTTCGCCAACCGCCGCGAGGACCAGGTGAAGATGGTGGAGCAGGCCATGGCCCTGGCCCCCGAGGATTCCGATGTCTGGAACGCCCGGGGCGTGGCCCTGGAAGTCACGGATCGCTGGAAGGAGGCCACCGAGGCCTACGAGAAGGCCCTCGCCCTCGAGCCCCAGCACCGCAAGGCCGCCAACAACCTGGGCTTCGTCCTCGAGAAGCGCATGGACAACGGCGAACCGGAGCTGCGCGGCCGGGCCATCGAGGCCTGGAAGCAGCGCCTGCTCATCTGCAGCGACGAAGGCCAGAGCCTGAAGATGGCCACCGAGCACCTCGCCAACCTCGGTGTCGGGGAAGAGACGCTGCGGGAATGGCTGAGGCCGGAATTCCTCGCGGCCGGCATGGAAGGCTGA
- a CDS encoding class I SAM-dependent methyltransferase translates to MNRPQAADPIIPAGPASDRTRAAIAEVVARLARSGRTGERWLGGYAGRKVRMDHLYEAALPLIPAGTKVLDLGCGVGLLGMLLEARGQGNETFGIEWDRSKARFAQRLAEGKPAVRVVCGDLWAEAWPECAVISALDVLHYFVPERQRALLLRMGAHLPAGGRLLLRVMDGRAGGMARVTRFCEQLAVGFGWNQAPSVYWRSLAEVRGDLREAGLSILPVPGEGGHGLGNCLVAAEKPGTPLESLKGVPNATAWPSGAGEVSLPPLSWERADSMQKAP, encoded by the coding sequence GTGAATCGACCGCAGGCCGCCGACCCCATCATTCCTGCCGGTCCAGCGTCGGATCGCACCCGGGCGGCCATCGCCGAGGTGGTGGCGAGGCTGGCCCGTTCGGGGAGGACCGGTGAGCGCTGGCTGGGCGGGTATGCGGGGCGGAAGGTCCGGATGGATCACCTCTACGAGGCGGCCCTGCCCTTGATACCTGCGGGGACGAAGGTCCTTGATCTGGGCTGCGGCGTGGGCCTCCTAGGCATGCTGCTGGAGGCGCGGGGACAGGGGAACGAAACCTTCGGCATCGAGTGGGACCGGTCCAAAGCCCGGTTCGCCCAGCGGTTGGCCGAGGGGAAGCCTGCGGTCCGGGTGGTGTGTGGCGACCTGTGGGCAGAAGCGTGGCCCGAATGCGCCGTGATTTCGGCACTGGATGTCCTCCACTACTTCGTTCCCGAGCGGCAACGGGCGCTGCTGCTCCGCATGGGTGCGCACCTCCCGGCGGGCGGTCGGCTGCTGCTTCGCGTGATGGACGGCCGCGCCGGGGGGATGGCGAGGGTGACGAGGTTCTGCGAGCAACTGGCGGTCGGGTTCGGATGGAATCAGGCGCCGAGCGTGTACTGGCGCTCCCTGGCCGAGGTGCGCGGGGACCTGCGGGAGGCTGGCCTTTCCATCCTTCCGGTGCCTGGGGAGGGCGGTCATGGCCTGGGAAACTGCCTGGTGGCCGCCGAGAAACCGGGAACGCCTCTGGAGAGCCTCAAGGGCGTCCCAAACGCGACGGCCTGGCCTTCAGGCGCAGGGGAGGTTTCTCTCCCGCCCCTGTCCTGGGAGCGTGCCGACAGCATGCAAAAAGCCCCCTGA
- a CDS encoding NAD(P)-dependent oxidoreductase: MSSRLLATPSLAGPALTELQARFPGLQLAPFRSPAWHAALPEAEALVVVLSEPLTEADLAAAPRLKVIGTYSVGVNHLPVAACQARGIAVANTPGVLTDATADLALALLLALTRRLAEGEALVRSGTWRGWAPDQLLGTGLAGKDCGILGSGPIGLAFARRVQALGMTPLFWSRDGRGGLVDFGTGRAPRLPLADLLPRSAVLSLHCPLTEQTRGLLDRAALEQLPAGAAVINTARGGILDENAAIDLLESGHLGGVGLDVYDGEPQIQPRWLTAPRTVLLPHLGSATVETREAMARQLCDGLAAALG, from the coding sequence ATGAGTTCCCGCCTCCTCGCCACGCCCTCCCTCGCCGGCCCCGCCCTGACCGAACTCCAGGCACGCTTTCCCGGCCTTCAGCTGGCGCCCTTCCGGTCGCCCGCGTGGCATGCGGCCCTGCCCGAAGCCGAGGCCCTGGTGGTGGTGCTTTCCGAACCCCTCACCGAGGCCGACCTGGCAGCCGCGCCCAGACTCAAGGTGATCGGCACCTACTCCGTGGGCGTGAACCATCTTCCGGTGGCCGCCTGCCAGGCCCGCGGCATCGCCGTGGCGAACACGCCGGGCGTGCTGACGGATGCCACCGCCGACCTCGCCCTGGCCCTCCTGCTAGCCTTGACCCGCCGCCTGGCGGAAGGCGAGGCCCTGGTGCGATCAGGGACCTGGCGGGGCTGGGCCCCGGATCAGCTGCTGGGTACCGGCCTCGCGGGCAAGGACTGCGGCATCCTCGGCAGCGGTCCCATCGGTCTGGCCTTCGCACGGCGGGTCCAGGCCCTGGGCATGACGCCCCTCTTCTGGAGTCGCGACGGCCGCGGCGGCCTGGTGGATTTCGGCACGGGCCGGGCCCCGCGCCTGCCTCTGGCGGATCTGCTGCCCCGCAGCGCCGTGCTGTCCCTCCACTGCCCCCTGACCGAACAGACCCGCGGACTGCTGGATCGCGCCGCACTGGAACAGCTGCCCGCCGGCGCCGCGGTCATCAACACGGCGCGCGGTGGGATCCTCGATGAGAACGCCGCCATCGATCTGCTCGAGTCGGGCCACCTCGGCGGCGTGGGCCTGGATGTCTATGATGGCGAGCCGCAGATCCAGCCCCGCTGGCTGACGGCACCCAGGACCGTGCTGCTGCCCCACCTCGGATCCGCCACCGTGGAGACCCGCGAAGCCATGGCGCGCCAGCTTTGCGACGGGCTCGCCGCTGCCCTTGGGTGA
- a CDS encoding 2-oxoacid:acceptor oxidoreductase subunit alpha has product MTATLAAPATSGGAKTRINDFSIQVATVNGSGSQTANTVLLRAIFQMGVLVSGKNLFPSNIAGLPTWFTIRASAKGYVARKASNEMLILMNPETAKDDIAKADPGALVIYDEPLQLDKLRSDLAYIPVPFQKLVTASCPEPKLHKLVKNMIYVGVAARLLGIDMEEVKKAIAKQLKGKAKAVELNQTACTAGYDWAMENLEDQDHIKVIRDNKTQGLIIVDGNEACALGALFAGVTVVGWYPITPASSLVETFIEYAEEYRKDPKTGKSTVAIVQMEDELASAGVVLSAGWAGARSMTSTAGPGISLMSEFIGMGYYVEAPGVFFNVARTGPSTGLPTRTQQSDVELCAKASHGDTQHINLYPGTMEECFQFSYDAFDLAERFQTPIFVVTDLDLGMQNWSSKPFAYPAKPYDRGKVLNQQQLADMQDWGRYKDVDGDGICYRSLPGTPGGKGAYFTRGSGHNAYAQYSEKPEDYLAVVDRLKRKYETAKTHVPGPVFRNLGSDKGVLAFGSSDPAVIEAQDILAEAGLKTDYLRLRALPFTAEIDAFVKEKKVVYIVEQNRDGQMANLFRETYPEYATKFKSVLHYDGHAIDAKCIVDQITAFEQK; this is encoded by the coding sequence ATGACTGCCACCCTCGCCGCCCCTGCCACCTCCGGAGGAGCGAAAACCAGGATCAATGATTTTTCCATCCAGGTGGCCACGGTCAACGGATCGGGTTCACAGACGGCGAACACGGTCCTGCTGCGCGCCATCTTCCAGATGGGCGTGCTCGTCAGCGGCAAGAACCTCTTTCCCTCGAACATCGCCGGCCTGCCCACCTGGTTCACCATCCGCGCCAGCGCCAAGGGCTATGTGGCCCGCAAGGCCAGCAACGAGATGCTGATCCTGATGAACCCCGAGACCGCCAAGGACGACATCGCCAAGGCTGATCCCGGGGCGCTGGTGATCTACGACGAGCCCCTGCAGCTCGACAAGCTCCGCAGCGACCTGGCCTACATCCCCGTGCCCTTCCAGAAGCTCGTGACGGCCTCCTGCCCCGAGCCCAAGCTGCACAAGCTGGTGAAGAACATGATCTATGTGGGCGTGGCCGCCCGCCTGCTCGGCATCGACATGGAGGAGGTCAAGAAGGCCATCGCCAAGCAGCTGAAGGGCAAGGCCAAGGCCGTCGAGCTCAACCAGACCGCCTGCACGGCCGGCTACGACTGGGCCATGGAGAACCTCGAGGACCAGGACCACATCAAGGTGATCCGCGACAACAAGACCCAGGGCCTCATCATCGTGGACGGCAACGAGGCCTGCGCCCTGGGCGCGCTCTTCGCCGGCGTGACCGTGGTGGGCTGGTATCCCATCACGCCCGCCTCCAGCCTGGTCGAGACCTTCATCGAATACGCCGAGGAATACCGCAAGGATCCCAAGACCGGCAAGTCCACCGTGGCCATCGTGCAGATGGAGGACGAGCTCGCCTCCGCGGGCGTCGTGCTCTCGGCGGGATGGGCCGGCGCCCGGTCCATGACTTCCACCGCGGGCCCCGGCATCTCGCTCATGAGCGAGTTCATCGGCATGGGCTACTATGTGGAGGCCCCGGGCGTCTTCTTCAATGTGGCCCGCACGGGCCCCAGCACCGGCCTTCCCACCCGCACCCAGCAGTCCGATGTGGAGCTCTGCGCCAAGGCCAGCCACGGGGATACCCAGCACATCAACCTCTACCCCGGGACCATGGAGGAGTGCTTCCAGTTCTCCTATGATGCCTTCGACCTGGCCGAGCGCTTCCAGACGCCGATCTTCGTCGTCACCGACCTCGATCTCGGCATGCAGAACTGGTCCTCCAAGCCCTTCGCCTACCCCGCCAAGCCCTATGACCGGGGCAAGGTGCTCAACCAGCAGCAGCTCGCCGACATGCAGGACTGGGGCCGCTACAAGGATGTGGACGGCGACGGCATCTGCTACCGCTCCCTGCCCGGCACGCCCGGCGGCAAGGGCGCCTACTTCACCCGCGGATCGGGGCACAACGCCTATGCCCAGTACTCCGAGAAGCCCGAGGACTACCTCGCCGTGGTGGATCGCCTGAAGCGGAAGTACGAGACCGCGAAGACCCATGTCCCCGGCCCCGTCTTCCGCAACCTGGGGTCCGACAAAGGCGTCCTGGCCTTCGGCTCCAGCGATCCCGCCGTCATCGAGGCCCAGGACATCCTGGCCGAGGCCGGTCTCAAGACCGACTACCTCCGCCTGCGCGCCCTGCCCTTCACCGCCGAGATCGATGCCTTCGTGAAGGAGAAGAAGGTCGTCTACATCGTCGAGCAGAACCGCGACGGCCAGATGGCCAACCTCTTCCGCGAGACCTATCCCGAGTACGCCACCAAGTTCAAGAGCGTCCTCCACTACGACGGCCACGCCATCGACGCCAAGTGCATCGTGGATCAGATCACCGCCTTCGAGCAGAAGTAA
- a CDS encoding 2-oxoacid:ferredoxin oxidoreductase subunit beta: MTTATPSAPNPPATPTNKLGFTKQDYVGSKSTLCAGCGHDAITAQIINAAFESNLEGYRVTKYSGIGCSSKTPAYFINQGWGFNSVHGRMPSIATGASLANRNLINIGISGDGDSMSIGMGQFVHAVRRNIPMIYIIEDNGVYGLTKGQFSATADKGSHLKSGAVNDLPPIDPCTLAIELGCGFVARCFSGNPKQLNTILKAAFAYEGTVVLDIISPCVTFNNHDASTRSYKHVKDHDFPLHDLGFIQYSEVEDVEIPAGQTEIVTFPDGSKVAIKATHEGYDPTDRFGAMKAVHESMAKGEFLTGLLYINPTQPPLPQVLNLVDEPLNSLGEAQLKPSEATLNEIMQALM; the protein is encoded by the coding sequence ATGACCACCGCCACCCCTTCCGCTCCTAACCCGCCGGCCACTCCGACCAACAAGCTCGGCTTCACCAAGCAGGACTATGTGGGCTCCAAGTCCACCCTCTGCGCGGGCTGCGGCCACGACGCCATCACGGCCCAGATCATCAACGCCGCCTTCGAGTCCAACCTCGAGGGCTACCGCGTCACCAAATACTCCGGCATCGGCTGCTCCTCCAAGACGCCCGCCTACTTCATCAACCAGGGCTGGGGCTTCAACAGCGTCCACGGCCGCATGCCCTCCATCGCCACCGGCGCCTCGCTGGCCAACCGGAACCTCATCAACATCGGCATCTCCGGCGACGGCGATTCCATGTCCATCGGCATGGGCCAGTTCGTCCACGCGGTGCGGCGCAACATTCCGATGATCTACATCATCGAGGACAACGGCGTCTACGGCCTCACCAAGGGCCAGTTCTCCGCCACCGCCGACAAGGGCTCCCACCTCAAGAGCGGCGCCGTGAACGACCTGCCGCCCATCGATCCCTGCACCCTGGCCATCGAGCTGGGCTGCGGCTTCGTGGCCCGGTGCTTCTCCGGCAACCCCAAGCAGCTGAACACCATCCTCAAGGCCGCCTTCGCCTACGAAGGCACCGTGGTGCTCGACATCATCAGCCCCTGCGTCACCTTCAACAACCACGACGCTTCGACCCGCTCCTACAAGCATGTGAAGGACCACGATTTCCCCCTCCACGACCTGGGCTTCATCCAGTATTCCGAAGTCGAGGATGTGGAGATCCCCGCCGGGCAGACCGAGATCGTCACCTTCCCCGACGGCTCCAAGGTCGCCATCAAGGCCACGCACGAGGGCTACGACCCCACGGACCGCTTCGGCGCCATGAAGGCCGTCCACGAGTCCATGGCCAAGGGCGAGTTCCTCACGGGCCTGCTCTACATCAATCCCACCCAGCCCCCCCTGCCCCAGGTGCTGAATCTGGTGGACGAGCCCCTGAACAGCCTCGGCGAGGCCCAGCTGAAGCCCAGCGAGGCCACCCTCAACGAGATCATGCAGGCCCTGATGTAG
- the lexA gene encoding transcriptional repressor LexA yields MKASDLTKRQQAVLKFIRTFVQAEGRSPTLAEIAKGVGSSAVSTIHKHVQHLMDKGFLVRSHGKGNNLVVAAGTGPEGPAPRSERPEPVPAMKIFPFCGDVAAGSPILPESRALPIEVPNSIHRQRDELFVLRVRGDSMVDDAILDGDLVVLQRKGEYRNGDRVVALIDREEVTLKEFRRDAKGVWLIPHNPELQPRCYPPQRIDIQGLLVGVMRSC; encoded by the coding sequence ATGAAAGCCAGTGACCTCACCAAACGACAGCAGGCCGTGCTGAAGTTCATCCGCACCTTCGTACAGGCGGAAGGACGCAGCCCCACGCTGGCGGAAATCGCCAAGGGGGTGGGTTCCAGCGCGGTGTCCACTATCCACAAGCATGTCCAGCACCTCATGGACAAGGGCTTCCTCGTCCGCAGTCACGGCAAGGGCAACAACCTCGTGGTGGCCGCGGGCACCGGGCCCGAGGGGCCTGCGCCGCGAAGCGAGCGCCCTGAGCCGGTACCCGCTATGAAGATTTTCCCCTTCTGCGGTGATGTGGCCGCCGGTTCCCCCATCCTGCCGGAGAGCCGGGCCCTGCCCATCGAGGTGCCCAACAGCATCCACCGCCAGCGGGATGAACTCTTCGTGCTGCGCGTCCGGGGCGACTCCATGGTGGACGACGCCATCCTGGACGGCGACCTGGTGGTCCTGCAGCGCAAGGGCGAGTACCGCAACGGGGATCGCGTGGTGGCCCTCATCGACCGCGAGGAAGTGACCCTCAAGGAATTCCGGAGGGACGCCAAGGGCGTGTGGCTCATCCCCCACAATCCCGAGCTCCAGCCCCGCTGCTATCCGCCCCAGCGCATCGACATCCAGGGGCTCCTCGTGGGCGTCATGCGCAGCTGCTGA
- the ruvA gene encoding Holliday junction branch migration protein RuvA has product MIGRLRGELIQKLPNLALVECGGVGYAAAISLSTYGLLPEAGSQVVLHTELLVRENEIGLLGFASPQERELYRMLVKVDGVGPKMALAALGALSLEDLVQALRGRDVKTLTRIPGVGKKTAEKMCFELSEKMGGLTGLDGLVGTPSGDPWEGSLRSALTNLGFKEEMVLPVVAELRASKPALPEAIRQALKALQR; this is encoded by the coding sequence ATGATTGGACGCCTGCGCGGAGAACTCATCCAGAAGCTGCCGAACCTGGCCCTCGTGGAATGCGGGGGGGTGGGCTACGCCGCGGCCATCAGCCTCTCCACCTACGGGCTGCTGCCGGAGGCGGGTTCCCAGGTGGTGCTGCACACCGAACTCCTGGTGCGCGAGAACGAGATCGGGCTGCTGGGCTTCGCCTCGCCCCAGGAGCGGGAGCTCTACCGGATGCTGGTGAAGGTGGATGGCGTGGGCCCCAAGATGGCCCTGGCGGCCCTGGGCGCGCTGTCCCTCGAGGATCTGGTGCAGGCTCTGCGGGGCCGGGATGTGAAGACCCTCACCCGCATTCCCGGCGTCGGCAAGAAGACCGCCGAGAAGATGTGCTTCGAGCTGTCCGAGAAGATGGGCGGCCTGACGGGCCTGGACGGCCTCGTGGGCACGCCCTCGGGCGATCCCTGGGAGGGGAGCCTGCGCTCGGCCTTGACGAACCTCGGGTTCAAGGAGGAGATGGTGTTGCCGGTGGTGGCGGAGCTCCGCGCCTCCAAGCCCGCGCTGCCCGAAGCCATCCGCCAGGCCCTCAAGGCCCTGCAGCGATGA
- a CDS encoding cation-translocating P-type ATPase, with protein sequence MPPAPPTHPPSNLDLDGFTGLIEAEALLRLQRAGPNELPSREKRGLLAIVFEVVREPMFLMLAAAGILYLLMGEPQDALMLLGFVFAVMGITIVQERRTEHALEALRDLSSPRALVIRGGQQRRIPGREVVSGDILVVVEGDRIPADGLLRAGINLAVDESLLTGESVPVRKAASVDAQGLDAPGGEDSSSLFSGTLVTAGQGVVEVLGTGSRTELGKIGKVLQQVEPEATFLQKETGRLVRTFALVGLSACTLVVILYGLTRGGSAQVWKEGLLAGIALAMAMLPEEFPVVLTVFMALGAWRISRSRVLTRRMPAIEMLGAATVLCVDKTGTLTLNQMTLKCLSVEGHAQSLAGVGSELPEQVHELMEYAILASKKDPFDPMERALHAAGKQWLMETEHLHPDWSLAKEYPLTPGLLAVTHAWHCGGGQVMVATKGAPEAVVDLCHLPAERRAEIEGWVADLASRGLRVLGVARGRYGAADLPEGHHDLELAFIGLLGLEDPVRPTVRAAVAECRTAGIRVVMITGDYPATAQSIARQAGLAHPRKVITGPELNEMSDEALAERVREVDVFARVVPEQKLRLVTALKANREVVAMTGDGVNDAPALKAAHIGIAMGGRGTDVAREAASLVLLDDDFSSIVAAVKLGRRIFDNIRKAVAFILAVHIPIAGLSMLPAFFPGWPLLLLPVHIVFLELVIDPSCSLVFEAEEAEADVMQRPPRDPQERLFSLTSIGLAVLQGATALAACLTVYLLARPGHGDGAARALTFAALVVSFLAIILANRSWTLSILGSLRNPNPALWWVMGGTSAFLVLVLMWPVAQRLFHFAPAHGKDLLLACAAGFASILWFEAFKRFRRRGPSTFPAEG encoded by the coding sequence ATGCCTCCTGCACCTCCCACCCATCCGCCGTCCAACCTCGATCTCGACGGGTTCACCGGCCTCATCGAGGCGGAAGCGCTGCTCCGCCTGCAGCGCGCCGGGCCCAACGAGCTGCCGTCGCGCGAAAAACGGGGACTCCTGGCCATTGTCTTCGAGGTGGTGCGCGAGCCCATGTTCCTCATGCTGGCAGCGGCGGGCATCCTCTACCTGCTGATGGGAGAACCCCAGGATGCCCTGATGCTCCTGGGTTTCGTCTTCGCGGTCATGGGCATCACCATCGTCCAGGAGCGGCGGACGGAGCACGCCCTGGAAGCCCTCCGCGATCTCTCCAGCCCGCGGGCGCTGGTGATCCGGGGGGGCCAGCAGCGCCGGATCCCCGGCCGCGAAGTGGTGTCCGGCGATATTCTGGTGGTGGTGGAAGGAGACCGGATCCCCGCGGACGGCCTCCTGCGTGCCGGCATCAATCTGGCGGTGGACGAGTCCCTGCTCACGGGGGAATCCGTTCCCGTGCGGAAGGCCGCGTCCGTGGATGCCCAGGGCCTGGACGCTCCGGGCGGGGAGGACTCATCGTCCCTTTTCTCCGGAACGCTGGTGACGGCGGGCCAGGGGGTGGTGGAAGTCCTCGGGACCGGCTCCCGCACGGAACTCGGGAAGATCGGCAAGGTCCTGCAGCAGGTGGAGCCGGAGGCGACCTTCCTGCAGAAGGAGACGGGCCGCCTGGTCAGGACCTTCGCCCTGGTCGGACTGAGTGCCTGCACCCTGGTGGTGATCCTCTATGGCCTCACCCGGGGCGGCAGCGCCCAGGTGTGGAAGGAGGGCCTGCTGGCGGGCATCGCCCTGGCGATGGCCATGCTCCCCGAGGAGTTCCCCGTCGTGCTGACGGTCTTCATGGCCCTCGGCGCGTGGCGCATCTCCCGCAGCCGGGTGCTGACCCGGCGCATGCCCGCCATCGAGATGCTCGGTGCGGCCACCGTCCTCTGCGTGGACAAGACCGGAACCTTGACCCTCAATCAGATGACCCTCAAATGCCTGAGCGTGGAAGGACATGCCCAGAGCCTGGCCGGGGTCGGGTCCGAACTCCCGGAGCAGGTCCACGAGCTGATGGAATACGCCATCCTGGCCAGCAAGAAAGATCCCTTCGACCCCATGGAGCGGGCCCTCCACGCCGCGGGAAAGCAGTGGCTCATGGAGACGGAGCACCTGCACCCCGATTGGTCCCTGGCGAAGGAATACCCCCTCACGCCGGGGCTCCTGGCCGTGACCCACGCCTGGCACTGCGGCGGGGGGCAGGTCATGGTGGCGACCAAGGGGGCCCCCGAAGCGGTGGTGGACCTCTGCCACCTGCCCGCGGAGCGGCGGGCTGAAATCGAGGGCTGGGTCGCGGACCTGGCTTCCCGGGGCCTGCGGGTCCTGGGCGTGGCCCGCGGCCGCTACGGGGCGGCGGACCTGCCGGAAGGCCACCACGACCTCGAGCTCGCCTTCATCGGCCTGCTGGGCCTGGAGGATCCCGTGCGGCCCACCGTGCGGGCCGCGGTGGCGGAGTGCCGGACGGCGGGCATCCGCGTGGTGATGATCACCGGCGACTACCCTGCCACCGCCCAGAGCATCGCGCGGCAGGCGGGGCTCGCCCATCCGAGGAAGGTGATCACGGGGCCCGAGCTGAACGAGATGAGCGATGAGGCGCTGGCGGAGCGGGTCCGGGAGGTGGATGTGTTCGCCCGCGTGGTGCCGGAGCAAAAGCTTCGGCTGGTCACCGCCCTCAAGGCCAACCGCGAGGTGGTGGCCATGACCGGGGACGGCGTGAACGATGCCCCCGCGCTCAAGGCCGCCCACATCGGGATCGCCATGGGGGGCCGCGGCACCGATGTGGCGCGGGAGGCCGCGTCCCTGGTGCTGCTGGACGACGATTTCTCCTCCATCGTGGCCGCCGTCAAGCTCGGGCGGCGCATCTTCGACAACATCCGCAAGGCGGTGGCCTTCATCCTCGCCGTGCACATCCCCATCGCCGGGCTGTCCATGCTGCCGGCGTTCTTTCCGGGCTGGCCGCTGCTCCTGCTGCCGGTGCACATCGTGTTCCTGGAACTGGTGATCGATCCCTCCTGCTCCCTGGTCTTCGAGGCCGAGGAGGCGGAAGCCGATGTCATGCAACGCCCGCCCAGGGATCCCCAGGAGCGGCTGTTCAGCCTCACCTCCATCGGCCTCGCCGTGCTGCAGGGGGCCACGGCCCTGGCGGCCTGCCTGACGGTGTATCTCCTCGCCCGTCCGGGCCATGGCGACGGGGCCGCCCGCGCCCTGACCTTCGCCGCCCTGGTGGTGTCCTTCCTGGCCATCATCCTGGCCAACCGATCCTGGACACTGAGCATCCTCGGCAGCCTGCGAAACCCCAATCCCGCCCTCTGGTGGGTGATGGGGGGCACGAGTGCTTTCCTGGTCCTGGTCCTGATGTGGCCGGTGGCCCAGCGCCTGTTCCACTTCGCCCCCGCACACGGCAAGGACCTTTTGCTGGCCTGCGCGGCAGGCTTCGCCAGCATCCTCTGGTTCGAGGCGTTCAAAAGGTTCCGCCGCCGGGGGCCCTCCACCTTCCCGGCGGAAGGCTGA